GCCACGTTATCCACTATTACTGTGAGGATGCCTTCTTCAATTTCTTCCAGTGCCTTTTTCGTGTTGATCACAGGCTGAGGGCATGCAAGCCCCCTTGCATCGACTGCCTTAGTCATTTTTACCGTACCAATATCCTCTCTTCAGAATCTTCCATTACCTCTCCGATTATGGCTGCTTCTTTTATGCCTTCCTCTTTAAGTCTTTTTTCCAGTTCATATGCCTTATTTTCAGGTACTGCTATGAGAAGCCCCCCTGAAGTTTGTGGATCGAAAAAGACATCGGTGATATAAATTGAGAGGTTCGGATTTAAATCTAAACGCCCAATTCTAAACTCTCTATTGCGATATGTTCCTCCTGGAATAATGCCCATTTTTGCGAAGTTCAGGGCTTCGGGGAGTATGGGAACATCGGAGGCATTGATTACTATCCCTTTCCTGGTGCCCTCAATCATCTCAAATGCATGACCCAGAAGACCGAATCCCGTCACGTCAGTACAGGCATTCACTCCCACTTCCTGCATGATTTCCGATGCCCTTTTATTCAAACTGGCCATGCACTTTGTAACCATCTCAATCGAATCCTCTGTTGCCATTCCACCTTTTATTGCCGTATTGATTATCCCGGTACCCAGAGGCTTGGTAAGAATAAGTCTATCTCCTGCCTTTGCCCCTACATTTGTTAACACCTTAGAGGGGTGAATTGTCCCTGTAACAGAAAGACCGTACTTCAACTCTGGGTCTTCTATGCTATGTCCCCCGACCAGTGTGACTCCTGCCTCTTTCATCTTCTCAATGCCGCCTTTAAGGATCTCCCTCAGTATGGATATATCCATAGCCTTTATGGGGAAGCAAACTATATTCATTGCAGTCAGGGGTTTCCCTCCCATAGCATAGACATCACTCAGGGCATTGGCAGCAGCTATCTGACCGAACATATACGGGTCATCAACTATGGGGGTAAAGAAGTCCACAGTCTGGATAATTGCCAGATCATCGGATAATTTATAAACTCCGGCATCTTCAGCCCTTTCCATGCCTACAATCAGGTTTGGATCATCCATTAAGGGAAGATCACATAATGCCCTAGCCAGGTCCGCCGGACCCAGCTTCGATGCTCAACCTGCTCCTTTAACAGTTTCTGTGAGTTTTGGAATTTTGTTGTCTTCCATTGAGATATTCCTTTCTAATGATTTCCAGCGCCTCAGGTATGCATCTGATTATTTCAATCACCTGTGTCGCCGGTGTTGGATTGCACAACGACCCTGCAACCCTGTTGACCATTGCCGATATATGGCACGCATCAATAGCTTGATGCCCTCCGAAGATCAATCCTGCAACCATACCGGTTATTGTATCACCCGTCCCACCTATGCATTCGAGGGCCTCGATATTGGGTTCAGCAACCTTTTTTAGAACTATTCCGTTTTCGCATATAAAGTCAACAAACCCTTTGACCAGTAAGAATCGAGGCGTACCTTTTGTCTCGTATGCCTTTGTTATAAAATCTTCTACCTCATCATGCCTGTGGAAGATGAACCCTCTTGTGTAAAAGGGATGAGGGGATTTTTCATCAGCCAGAAATGCCAATTCTCCAATATCCGGTGTGAACAGGTCATAAAAATCAGCACAGCCGCTCATTTTTGCGATATACATGTACCCGGCATCGGCTACCAAAAAAGGTTTGTTCTTAATCTTCTCTAAAGCGCAAAAAAGCTTATGATGCAGTATTAAATCTGGCATTATATAATGAAAGCTGCAGACAGTAGGTTTTAAGGTATGTATGTTTTCAGTAAGATAATCATACACTATTTTGCTCCCATCCCCCTTCCCTATATCACCGGCTATAACACAATATGGTTCATCTAACCCTATAATCTGGCAAATGGTAGCTGCTGTTCCGATCATAGAAGGTGTGCCACGCTTAGGATAAAATGTCCTTTCACCTATAAACAGCCTGTCATTTTTGATCCTTGCCCTTCCGTAGATCAACGGCAATCCCGGATCGGGGATTGTTCCAGCTAACAGTAGCATAATTAACCCACTTCTTTCAACATTTCTTCATATGCGATATGGAGGGCATAGGCACAGACAGTATGCCCAAGGTCTCTGGGAGAAGGGGTTTCTTTAAGGTGCTTTCCGATAAGCATTTCAGCCAGGTAGGGCACATCAGGGCAACCACCGCCGGATATGTTTACAATCTGCTCTGTTCTCTTATCTATGACCAATTTCATGTTAGCTGCCCTTATCATC
This genomic window from Thermodesulfobacteriota bacterium contains:
- the selD gene encoding selenide, water dikinase SelD, giving the protein MEDNKIPKLTETVKGAGUASKLGPADLARALCDLPLMDDPNLIVGMERAEDAGVYKLSDDLAIIQTVDFFTPIVDDPYMFGQIAAANALSDVYAMGGKPLTAMNIVCFPIKAMDISILREILKGGIEKMKEAGVTLVGGHSIEDPELKYGLSVTGTIHPSKVLTNVGAKAGDRLILTKPLGTGIINTAIKGGMATEDSIEMVTKCMASLNKRASEIMQEVGVNACTDVTGFGLLGHAFEMIEGTRKGIVINASDVPILPEALNFAKMGIIPGGTYRNREFRIGRLDLNPNLSIYITDVFFDPQTSGGLLIAVPENKAYELEKRLKEEGIKEAAIIGEVMEDSEERILVR
- a CDS encoding sugar kinase, producing the protein MLLLAGTIPDPGLPLIYGRARIKNDRLFIGERTFYPKRGTPSMIGTAATICQIIGLDEPYCVIAGDIGKGDGSKIVYDYLTENIHTLKPTVCSFHYIMPDLILHHKLFCALEKIKNKPFLVADAGYMYIAKMSGCADFYDLFTPDIGELAFLADEKSPHPFYTRGFIFHRHDEVEDFITKAYETKGTPRFLLVKGFVDFICENGIVLKKVAEPNIEALECIGGTGDTITGMVAGLIFGGHQAIDACHISAMVNRVAGSLCNPTPATQVIEIIRCIPEALEIIRKEYLNGRQQNSKTHRNC